From Patescibacteria group bacterium, a single genomic window includes:
- a CDS encoding peptidase S1, with amino-acid sequence MRKLVVLLVVLLILLGVVTIGNKYIPQLQEFIGKPQTVNRLLPESQDRIKVLPQEDVVIKVVEEVGPSVVTIAAQSTQQRLLPEDDPFSIFGIPFPNQQRLGPVEPQDIGSGFIVTSDGLVVTNKHVVNNPQLKYTVIANGDKRYDVQNIYRDPLNDIAILKINPRQHPGTSLKPVKLGDSSKLKVGQLAIAIGTALGEFRNTVTTGVISGLGRGIIAGSVFEGYVEELDNVIQTDAAINPGNSGGPLLNSAGEVIGVNTAVSQAGQNIGFALPINTIKDSIRNFNETGQFNRAFLGVSYRMISRAAALRNDVPEGAYIETVVENSSAAKAGIKPGDIITKIDGQELRANKTELSTIISKKKVGDTITLTIYREDEEGNGRTFDQKVTLGQAPNQ; translated from the coding sequence ATGCGCAAACTTGTAGTACTATTAGTAGTTTTATTAATTCTTCTTGGAGTTGTCACAATCGGAAATAAATATATTCCTCAATTGCAAGAGTTTATTGGTAAGCCCCAGACAGTGAATAGACTTTTACCAGAATCACAAGATCGTATTAAAGTTCTTCCTCAAGAGGATGTTGTCATCAAAGTTGTAGAAGAGGTTGGTCCATCAGTGGTTACCATTGCTGCTCAATCAACACAGCAACGATTACTTCCAGAAGATGATCCGTTTTCTATCTTTGGTATACCTTTTCCCAATCAACAGAGATTAGGTCCTGTTGAGCCACAAGATATCGGTTCGGGGTTTATTGTAACTTCCGATGGATTAGTGGTCACGAATAAACACGTAGTTAATAATCCTCAACTTAAGTATACTGTTATTGCCAATGGTGATAAAAGATATGATGTACAAAATATCTATAGGGATCCTCTGAATGATATTGCAATACTGAAAATAAATCCGCGACAGCATCCGGGTACATCACTTAAACCTGTAAAACTTGGTGATTCTTCGAAATTGAAGGTAGGTCAGTTGGCAATTGCCATTGGGACTGCATTAGGTGAATTCCGCAACACTGTTACCACAGGAGTTATTTCAGGACTTGGTAGAGGAATAATCGCTGGAAGCGTTTTTGAAGGATATGTTGAGGAGTTGGATAATGTTATTCAAACTGATGCAGCGATAAATCCTGGCAATTCAGGAGGACCTCTACTTAATTCTGCAGGAGAGGTAATTGGTGTTAATACAGCAGTCTCTCAAGCAGGCCAGAATATTGGTTTTGCTCTTCCAATAAACACTATTAAGGACTCAATACGCAATTTTAATGAGACAGGACAGTTTAACAGAGCCTTTCTTGGTGTTTCATATCGGATGATCTCTCGTGCAGCAGCTTTGAGGAATGATGTTCCAGAGGGAGCATACATAGAAACAGTAGTTGAGAATTCTTCTGCTGCTAAAGCAGGAATAAAGCCTGGTGATATTATTACAAAGATTGATGGTCAGGAACTAAGAGCTAATAAAACAGAGCTCTCCACTATTATTTCCAAAAAGAAAGTTGGAGATACTATTACACTTACTATCTATCGGGAAGATGAAGAAGGTAATGGAAGAACATTTGACCAGAAAGTCACTCTTGGACAAGCACCAAATCAATAA